Proteins co-encoded in one Phycodurus eques isolate BA_2022a chromosome 14, UOR_Pequ_1.1, whole genome shotgun sequence genomic window:
- the msh4 gene encoding mutS protein homolog 4 isoform X1, translating to MFRSSTEEIVTSDTLESGHTSDVSPPERSLVNGNTSYNPSFQNLDEESTRSSTGPSLPHTATGQFPHSLQLGRTNPPRLACNSDSSYRRGTPRSLRKIPGSARATHTAWTPLTDHTAATSCSSSTTASGASVVVALVEGRGLARGEIGMASVNLKFPELVLSQFADTGTYAKVITKVHILLPMEILMPDTACDKGKGTKLFTLIAENLQGVAFTAIQRKYFNEKKGLEYIQQLCAPEFSTVLMEVQAKYYCLAAAAALLKYLEFIQNSVYAAKSLKVSFKGSEQTAMIDSSSASNMELVVNNRDHSSDHTLLGVLNHTKTPGGARRLRSNILEPLVDVHTINIRLDTIHEMLQNQELFFGLKNAIGHFLDIDQLLSVLVQVPKQETVQVAEAKIMHIIQLKHTLDLVPQLRVVLKNCNTALLKAYSTSLEDNRFDVLLKQILTVINDDTTYLKGSLNMRTQKCYAVRPNINEFLDIARRAYTEIVDDIAGLVNQMAENYGFPMRTSFSTARGFFIQMKLEGMFLPEGKLPSEFIKVTKHKDNYAFTTADLMKMNDRCDEALREIVHMSYVVVCQLLRTIHEHVHCLYKLSDAVSMLDMLLSLANACTLSNYVRPEFTDTLAIKQGRHPILERMPGQQFVSNNCYVSEGSNFVSITGPNMSGKSTYLKQVALCQIMAQIGSFIPAEYASFRIADQIFTRIGIDDDFETNSSTFMVEMKEVSYIIHNVSEQSLIIIDELGRGTSAEEGIGICHSVCEFLLSLKAFTLFATHYLELCQLESLYPSVDNQHMQVQHTRTRDTGTENIVYTHLLSQGFTEERHYGLRAAEMTSLPSSIIQEAKTIASKVSRHLLAKRKSDPETERQRGLYRLATRLQQTARNSRLDPESLRMYLKGLRTQYEADLEATGLPASTDT from the exons ATGTTTCGTAGCAGCACAGAAGAGATTGTGACTAGTGATACTTTAGAAAGTGGACATACCTCTGATGTGTCTCCACCTGAAAGAAGTCTAGTAAATGGAAACACTTCTTATAATCCCTCCTTTCAAAATTTGGATGAAGAGAGTACTCGCTCTAGCACTGGTCCATCACTTCCTCACACAGCCACAG GTCAATTCCCCCATAGCCTTCAGTTAGGAAGGACCAATCCACCCCGCCTTGCCTGCAACTCAGACAGCTCTTACCGTCGAGGAACACCAAGAAGCCTGAGGAAGATCCCGGGTTCTGCAAGGGCCACACACACTGCATGGACACCGTTGACTGATCACACTG caGCTACAAGTTGCTCCTCTTCTACCACTGCTTCTGGTGCATCTGTAGTTGTAGCCCTGGTTGAAGGCCGTGGTTTGGCCAGGGGAGAGATTGGAATGGCCAGTGTTAACTTGAAATTTCCAGAGCTCGTACTCTCTCAGTTTGCAGACACTGGAACATATGCTAAG GTTATAACCAAGGTCCATATCTTGTTGCCGATGGAAATACTGATGCCAGACACTGCTTGTGATAAGGGAAAAGGGACAAAGCTCTTTACCCTCATCGCAGAGAACCTCCAG GGTGTTGCTTTCACTGCAATTCAAAGGAAATATTTTAATGAGAAGAAAGGACTAGAGTACATCCAGCAGCTCTGTGCTCCAGAATTTAGCACTGTCCTGATGGAAGTACAGGCTAA ATATTATTGCCTAGCAGCTGCAGCGGCTTTGCTGAAATACTTGGAGTTCATTCAGAACTCTGTGTATGCTGCCAAGTCGCTTAAAGTGAGCTTTAAAGGAAGCGAACAGACAGCTATGATCGACTCATCATCTGCCAGTAACATGGAGTTGGTGGTCAACAACAGAGACCACAG CAGCGACCATACCCTTTTAGGCGTCCTTAACCACACGAAAACTCCTGGTGGCGCCAGAAGGTTACGCTCCAATATTCTGGAGCCTCTGGTGGATGTGCATACTATCAATATACGCTTGGACACGATACACGAGATGCTGCAGAATCAGGAGCTCTTCTTTGGATTGAAGAAtg CGATAGGTCATTTCCTTGACATTGACCAGCTGCTTTCTGTTCTGGTCCAGGTTCCAAAACAAGAGACA GTTCAGGTTGCTGAAGCAAAGATTATGCACATCATTCAGCTGAAACACACTTTGGATCTGGTGCCACAGTTGAGG GTGGTGTTGAAGAACTGCAACACAGCTCTTCTTAAAGCATACAGCACTTCACTAGAGGATAACAG ATTTGATGTGCTCTTGAAGCAGATCCTTACCGTGATTAATGATGACACCACCTACCTGAAGGGGAGCCTGAACATGCGCACACAGAAGTGCTATGCTGTGCGACCCAACATTAATGAGTTCCTGGATATTGCCCGACGAGCTTATACTGAGATAGTGGATGACATTGCAG GACTAGTAAACCAGATGGCCGAGAACTATGGATTTCCCATGCGCACAAGCTTCAGCACTGCTCGAGGTTTCTTTATCCAGATGAAGCTGGAAGGAATGTTCTTGCCTGAGGGGAAACTTCCTTCAGAGTTCATCAAG GTCACAAAACACAAGGACAACTATGCCTTCACCACCGCAGATCTGATGAAGATGAATGACCGCTGTGATGAAGCCCTGAGGGAGATCGTTCATATGTCCTATGT GGTGGTATGTCAACTTCTCAGGACTATCCATGAACACGTCCATTGCCTCTACAAACTGTCGGATGCTGTATCGATGCTGGATATGCTGCTGTCGCTGGCAAACGCATGCACCCTCTCTAACTATG TGCGACCAGAGTTCACAGACACACTAGCCATCAAACAGGGTCGTCACCCCATCCTGGAGCGAATGCCCGGACAGCAATTTGTATCCAACAACTGTTACGTCTCCGAGGGCAGCAATTTTGTCAGCATCACAGGACCCAACATGAGCGGGAAATCCACATATCTTAAACAGGTGGCACTGTGTCAGATCATGGCTCAAATAG GTTCTTTCATCCCTGCTGAGTATGCTTCTTTCCGTATCGCAGATCAGATTTTCACCAGAATTGGCATTGATGATGACTTTGAAACTAACTCTTCCACATTTATGGTGGAAATGAAGGAG GTGTCATACATCATTCACAATGTCAGCGAGCAGTCCCTCATCATCATAGATGAGCTGGGACGTGGTACCAGTGCTGAGGAAGGCATTGGGATATGTCACTCAGTTTGTGAGTTTCTCCTCAGCCTCAAG GCCTTCACCCTGTTTGCCACACACTACCTTGAGCTGTGCCAACTAGAATCTCTGTATCCCAGTGTGGACAACCAGCACATGCAAGTTCAGCACACACGCACTCGTGACACTGGCACTGAGAACATAGTGTACACTCATTTACTGAGTCAAGGATTTACTGAAGAAAGACACTATG GCCTCAGAGCAGCTGAAATGACCTCACTTCCTTCAAGCATAATCCAGGAAGCAAAGACAATTGCCTCCAAAGTCAGCAGGCATCTTTTG GCCAAGCGTAAAAGTGATCCAGAAACAGAGAGGCAGCGTGGGTTATACCGCTTGGCCACCCGCCTCCAGCAGACTGCCAGAAACTCCAGACTTGACCCGGAGAGCCTACGCATGTATCTGAAGGGCCTAAGAACGCAGTATGAGGCAGATCTAGAGGCTACAGGGCTGCCAGCATCCACGGATACCTGA
- the msh4 gene encoding mutS protein homolog 4 isoform X2 translates to MFRSSTEEIVTSDTLESGHTSDVSPPERSLVNGNTSYNPSFQNLDEESTRSSTGPSLPHTATGQFPHSLQLGRTNPPRLACNSDSSYRRGTPRSLRKIPGSARATHTAWTPLTDHTAATSCSSSTTASGASVVVALVEGRGLARGEIGMASVNLKFPELVLSQFADTGTYAKVITKVHILLPMEILMPDTACDKGKGTKLFTLIAENLQGVAFTAIQRKYFNEKKGLEYIQQLCAPEFSTVLMEVQAKYYCLAAAAALLKYLEFIQNSVYAAKSLKVSFKGSEQTAMIDSSSASNMELVVNNRDHSDHTLLGVLNHTKTPGGARRLRSNILEPLVDVHTINIRLDTIHEMLQNQELFFGLKNAIGHFLDIDQLLSVLVQVPKQETVQVAEAKIMHIIQLKHTLDLVPQLRVVLKNCNTALLKAYSTSLEDNRFDVLLKQILTVINDDTTYLKGSLNMRTQKCYAVRPNINEFLDIARRAYTEIVDDIAGLVNQMAENYGFPMRTSFSTARGFFIQMKLEGMFLPEGKLPSEFIKVTKHKDNYAFTTADLMKMNDRCDEALREIVHMSYVVVCQLLRTIHEHVHCLYKLSDAVSMLDMLLSLANACTLSNYVRPEFTDTLAIKQGRHPILERMPGQQFVSNNCYVSEGSNFVSITGPNMSGKSTYLKQVALCQIMAQIGSFIPAEYASFRIADQIFTRIGIDDDFETNSSTFMVEMKEVSYIIHNVSEQSLIIIDELGRGTSAEEGIGICHSVCEFLLSLKAFTLFATHYLELCQLESLYPSVDNQHMQVQHTRTRDTGTENIVYTHLLSQGFTEERHYGLRAAEMTSLPSSIIQEAKTIASKVSRHLLAKRKSDPETERQRGLYRLATRLQQTARNSRLDPESLRMYLKGLRTQYEADLEATGLPASTDT, encoded by the exons ATGTTTCGTAGCAGCACAGAAGAGATTGTGACTAGTGATACTTTAGAAAGTGGACATACCTCTGATGTGTCTCCACCTGAAAGAAGTCTAGTAAATGGAAACACTTCTTATAATCCCTCCTTTCAAAATTTGGATGAAGAGAGTACTCGCTCTAGCACTGGTCCATCACTTCCTCACACAGCCACAG GTCAATTCCCCCATAGCCTTCAGTTAGGAAGGACCAATCCACCCCGCCTTGCCTGCAACTCAGACAGCTCTTACCGTCGAGGAACACCAAGAAGCCTGAGGAAGATCCCGGGTTCTGCAAGGGCCACACACACTGCATGGACACCGTTGACTGATCACACTG caGCTACAAGTTGCTCCTCTTCTACCACTGCTTCTGGTGCATCTGTAGTTGTAGCCCTGGTTGAAGGCCGTGGTTTGGCCAGGGGAGAGATTGGAATGGCCAGTGTTAACTTGAAATTTCCAGAGCTCGTACTCTCTCAGTTTGCAGACACTGGAACATATGCTAAG GTTATAACCAAGGTCCATATCTTGTTGCCGATGGAAATACTGATGCCAGACACTGCTTGTGATAAGGGAAAAGGGACAAAGCTCTTTACCCTCATCGCAGAGAACCTCCAG GGTGTTGCTTTCACTGCAATTCAAAGGAAATATTTTAATGAGAAGAAAGGACTAGAGTACATCCAGCAGCTCTGTGCTCCAGAATTTAGCACTGTCCTGATGGAAGTACAGGCTAA ATATTATTGCCTAGCAGCTGCAGCGGCTTTGCTGAAATACTTGGAGTTCATTCAGAACTCTGTGTATGCTGCCAAGTCGCTTAAAGTGAGCTTTAAAGGAAGCGAACAGACAGCTATGATCGACTCATCATCTGCCAGTAACATGGAGTTGGTGGTCAACAACAGAGACCACAG CGACCATACCCTTTTAGGCGTCCTTAACCACACGAAAACTCCTGGTGGCGCCAGAAGGTTACGCTCCAATATTCTGGAGCCTCTGGTGGATGTGCATACTATCAATATACGCTTGGACACGATACACGAGATGCTGCAGAATCAGGAGCTCTTCTTTGGATTGAAGAAtg CGATAGGTCATTTCCTTGACATTGACCAGCTGCTTTCTGTTCTGGTCCAGGTTCCAAAACAAGAGACA GTTCAGGTTGCTGAAGCAAAGATTATGCACATCATTCAGCTGAAACACACTTTGGATCTGGTGCCACAGTTGAGG GTGGTGTTGAAGAACTGCAACACAGCTCTTCTTAAAGCATACAGCACTTCACTAGAGGATAACAG ATTTGATGTGCTCTTGAAGCAGATCCTTACCGTGATTAATGATGACACCACCTACCTGAAGGGGAGCCTGAACATGCGCACACAGAAGTGCTATGCTGTGCGACCCAACATTAATGAGTTCCTGGATATTGCCCGACGAGCTTATACTGAGATAGTGGATGACATTGCAG GACTAGTAAACCAGATGGCCGAGAACTATGGATTTCCCATGCGCACAAGCTTCAGCACTGCTCGAGGTTTCTTTATCCAGATGAAGCTGGAAGGAATGTTCTTGCCTGAGGGGAAACTTCCTTCAGAGTTCATCAAG GTCACAAAACACAAGGACAACTATGCCTTCACCACCGCAGATCTGATGAAGATGAATGACCGCTGTGATGAAGCCCTGAGGGAGATCGTTCATATGTCCTATGT GGTGGTATGTCAACTTCTCAGGACTATCCATGAACACGTCCATTGCCTCTACAAACTGTCGGATGCTGTATCGATGCTGGATATGCTGCTGTCGCTGGCAAACGCATGCACCCTCTCTAACTATG TGCGACCAGAGTTCACAGACACACTAGCCATCAAACAGGGTCGTCACCCCATCCTGGAGCGAATGCCCGGACAGCAATTTGTATCCAACAACTGTTACGTCTCCGAGGGCAGCAATTTTGTCAGCATCACAGGACCCAACATGAGCGGGAAATCCACATATCTTAAACAGGTGGCACTGTGTCAGATCATGGCTCAAATAG GTTCTTTCATCCCTGCTGAGTATGCTTCTTTCCGTATCGCAGATCAGATTTTCACCAGAATTGGCATTGATGATGACTTTGAAACTAACTCTTCCACATTTATGGTGGAAATGAAGGAG GTGTCATACATCATTCACAATGTCAGCGAGCAGTCCCTCATCATCATAGATGAGCTGGGACGTGGTACCAGTGCTGAGGAAGGCATTGGGATATGTCACTCAGTTTGTGAGTTTCTCCTCAGCCTCAAG GCCTTCACCCTGTTTGCCACACACTACCTTGAGCTGTGCCAACTAGAATCTCTGTATCCCAGTGTGGACAACCAGCACATGCAAGTTCAGCACACACGCACTCGTGACACTGGCACTGAGAACATAGTGTACACTCATTTACTGAGTCAAGGATTTACTGAAGAAAGACACTATG GCCTCAGAGCAGCTGAAATGACCTCACTTCCTTCAAGCATAATCCAGGAAGCAAAGACAATTGCCTCCAAAGTCAGCAGGCATCTTTTG GCCAAGCGTAAAAGTGATCCAGAAACAGAGAGGCAGCGTGGGTTATACCGCTTGGCCACCCGCCTCCAGCAGACTGCCAGAAACTCCAGACTTGACCCGGAGAGCCTACGCATGTATCTGAAGGGCCTAAGAACGCAGTATGAGGCAGATCTAGAGGCTACAGGGCTGCCAGCATCCACGGATACCTGA
- the vcpkmt gene encoding protein-lysine methyltransferase METTL21D: protein MATQGEQNNYFVREIEKNDGSVLTVSQCYMGDVGCVVWDAAIVLAKYLETKEFYDPSLGVNLWAGRRVVELGAGTGVVGLMAATLGAYVSVTDLEDLQTLLKVNIQDNQTLITSGSITAKVLEWGKDVSGFLPPPNYVLMADCIYYEQSITPLVETLKLLSGPETCIICCYEQRTEGINPKVEEQYFELLHQSFNCEEIPLSKQDGEFSSPDIRILHVRKKSLRL, encoded by the exons ATGGCGACGCAGGGAGAGCAAAACAACTACTTTGTAAGAGAAATTGAGAAAAACGACGGTTCTGTCTTGACAGTGAGTCAATGTTACATGGGGGACGTGGGCTGCGTGGTGTGGGATGCAGCCATCGTTCTTGCAAAATATTTAGAGACAAAAGAATTTTACGATCCGTCCTTGGGAGTGAATTTATGGGCTGGCCGAAGAGTGGTGGAGTTAGGAGCTGGAACCGGGGTCGTTGGTTTGATGGCAGCAACACTGGG CGCTTATGTTAGTGTGACAGACTTGGAGGATCTACAGACCCTACTGAAAGTGAACATTCAAGACAACCAGACTCTCATCACTAGTGGATCCATAACTGCCAAGGTACTGGAATG GGGCAAAGATGtatctggtttccttccacctCCAAACTATGTCCTTATGGcagattgtatttattatgaGCAG TCGATTACTCCACTGGTGGAGACCTTGAAGCTTCTCAGTGGACCAGAGACTTGCATTATTTGTTGCTACGAGCAACGCACCGAGGGCATCAACCCAAAAGTGGAGGAGCAGTATTTTGAG TTGCTGCACCAAAGCTTCAACTGTGAAGAAATTCCATTGAGCAAACAAGACGGAGAGTTTAGTAGTCCAGACATCCGCATCCTgcatgtgaggaaaaaaagtctgaGATTGTAA